The Comamonas sp. lk genome contains the following window.
GGTGCTGAACCATACGGACGCCTCCGAGAGCGTGCAGACCATAGCTGCGATGTCATCCAAGAGCACTGAGCAAGTCACTCTCTGAAGGTCCTCCATGTCTCACGAATTTTTCAATCCCGTGCACAGCATGTACGGGGCAGGGGCCTTGTCTGGCCTGCCGAAGCTGCTCGATGGCCGAAAGGCGGTTATCGTGACCTTCCCCGAGGCGCGCCAGTTCGGACTGGTAGATCGTCTGCAATCACTGCTCGGTGATCTGCTGGTTGGTGTGATCGATTCGGTGCTGCCCAATCCCGATGTGGCCGAACTGCAGGCACTTTACGAGGAATTCTGGCGCAACCCGGAAAATGCCCAGGTGCTCATTGCCGTCGGAGGTGGTAGCTCTATAGACACGGCCAAGGCACTGATGGTGGGGACCGAAAGCGGTCGTTTCGAGGACCTGGTTGCGGCGCTGGTCTCGGGCCAGCCTTTTACCCCAGCGCGCCTCAAGACCCTGATCGCCGTACCGACGACGGCTGGCACGGGTAGCGAAGTTACACCCTGGGCCACGATCTGGGACCGCAATGCGCAAAAGAAATACTCGCTGCACCTGCCTGAGACCTGGCCGAGCATTGCCATAGTGGATCCTGAGCTCATGCTTTCGTTGCCGGCGTCGGTGACTCTTCAAAGCGGGCTGGATGCGCTGTCGCATGCACTGGAGTCGATCTGGAACGTCAATGCCAATGCGGTGTCGGATACCTTCGCCGTGGCTGCCGTGAAGGAGATCTTGGAGACGTTGCCGCAGCTGATGCCGCGGCTGGATGACGTGAAGCTGCGCGGGCGAATGGCGTTGGCTGCGCTGAAGGCCGGTATGGCGTTCTCCAACACGCGTACAGCGCTGGCGCATTCCATTTCCTACGAGATGACGCTGCGCTATGGCCTGCCGCACGGCATCGCTTGCTCATTTCCGCTGCCTATGGTCTTGCAGCGTGCCATAGGACAGGTGGCGACTCGCGACGCTGTACTGGCGCAGGCGCTGGGTCCTTTGGACAGAGCACCGCAGCGCTTGTCGGCCTTCATCGAAAGTCTGGGCGTCAGGACGCGCTTCGCGGACTACGGCGTGCCCGACGAGGAAGCAGCGCAGATGGTGGCCCACGCACTAACCGGCGCGCGGGGCAAGAATTTCATTGGTATCGTACAAAAGGAGGCCGCATGAACGCCGTTCTAGAAAGCCAGGATTTTCGCGCCGAGGCGCTACGCATAGGCGGTGAAAAGGTTTACACGCAACGCACCATGGATGTGTGCAATCCCTACGATGGCGAGCGTGTGGGCACAGTGGCCATGGCCACGTTGGAGGATGTGCGGCGTGCTTACGAGATCGCTCACGCCTATGTGCCCAAGCTGTCACGCTATGAACGCTCGGCGATTCTCAACCGTGCAGCGGCGCTGCTGCGCGAACGCACCGAGGAAGCGTCCACGCTGATCACCAGCGAATCGGGTCTGTCCAAAAAGGACAGCATCTATGAGATAGGCCGTGTCGCGGACGTGCTGAACTTCGGTGCCAATGAGGCACTGCGCGACGACGGTCAGGTTTTCTCCTGCGACCTTACGCCGCATGGCAAGAGCCGAAAGGTCATCACTACGCGCGAACCCTTGCTGGGAGTGATCACGGCCATTACGCCTTTCAACCACCCGATGAACCAGGTTGCGCACAAGGTGGTGCCATCGGTCGCCAGCAACAACCGCATGGTGCTCAAGCCCTCGGAGAAGGTGCCGTTGTCGGCTCTTTACTTCGCCGACCTGCTGTATGAGGCTGGTCTGCCGCCGCAGATGCTGCAGGTCATCACCGGCGACCCACGAGAAATAGCCGATGAGCTGTTGATCAACCCACACGTAGACCTGATCACCTTCACGGGAGGCGTGGAAATCGGCAAATACATTGCCGCCAAGGCCGGCTACCGGCGCGTGGTGCTGGAGTTGGGGGGTAACGATCCCTTGATCGTGATGGACGATGCCGACCTGGATCGCGCTAGCGACCTCGCTGTTCAGGGCTCCTACAAGAACTCAGGCCAGCGGTGCACGGCCGTCAAACGCATGCTGGTCCACGAGAAGGTGGCGGCAGCCTTTACCGAGCGTGTGGTGGAAAAGACTAGGGCCTGGAAGTGGGGCAATCCCATGGACAAGGCCAACGACATGGGGACCGTGATCGATGCGGCGGCAGCCCGACGTTTTCAGCAGGTGGTGAATGAAGCCGTGGCTCAGGGCGCACGGTTGCTGACCGGTAACCAGCGCGAGGGTGCTCTGTATTCGCCAACGGTATTGGATCGTGTGCATCCGCAGATGACGGTGGTACGTGAGGAAACCTTCGGCCCGGTCTCACCGATCTTGACCTTTTCCAATATTGACGAGGCCATCGCCATCTCCAATGGCACGGCCTTCGGCCTGTCTTCCGGCATTTGCACGAATCGTACGGATGATGTGACGCGATTTGCCAAGGAGCTGAAAGTTGGCACCGTGAATCTTTGGGAGGTTCCCGGCTATCGCATAGAACTGACGCCATTTGGTGGCATCAAGGACTCCGGGCTGGGCTACAAGGAGGGTGTGCAGGAGGCCATAAAGTCCTTCACCAACTGCAAGACCTTTACTTTGCCTTGGTGATGAGGCTGGCCTAGGCAAGGACTCGGCGCTTCGGAGCCTCTGTGCTGCCCTGAGACCGGAGAATAGGCGCACAAGAGGCGCACGAAGCGTCTACACCAAAAAGGAGACAACGATGAAACCAAGCGAGACAACCCCGATGAGCGTATTGCGCCGCCAGCTGCTTATGGGGGCCGGAGCCACGACGGCGCTGACTTTAGGCGAATTGCTGTGGCCCACGCAGGCACACGCCATGCAGCCAAAGCGCGGTGGCAGCTTCGTCTACACCAACACCTACCCTAACAACCGCATGGGCGATGCTCGCACCGGGCGCCACCCTCAGCACTGGCTGGACCTGAATAACCGCAGTGCCTATAACGCGCTGACCTGGGTAGACGAGAACCTGGAGGTGCAACCGGAGCTGGCGACGGCCTGGGTGCCTAGCGATGACCTCAAGGTCTGGGACATCACGCTGCGCGAGGGGGTGATGTTCCACGATGGGCGCGAGATGACTGCCGATGACGTGGTGTCTTCTTATCGATTTCATCAGACATCAACTGGCTATGCCAAACAGATTGTCAACGTGGAGAAAGTCGGCAAAAAGGTGCGCATGACCCTGGATGCACCCAATAGTGAGTTTCCCTATGTGCTGGCCGAATACCATCTGATGATCATGCCAGCCGGGGACAAAGAGAGAATTGGTCTTGCAGGTATGGGAACCGGGCCTTTCAAGATCGTGAGCATCGATCCGAAACGGCGCATTATCCTGGAACGTAATGAGAGGTACTGGCGCCCAGGCTTCCCCTATCTCGATCGACTGGAAGTGGTGAGTTCTCCGGGTCGTATGGAAGGCGCACTCAATGGATTTCGGGGGGGGCTTTTCGATGCGGTGATCGGTGTCGATCCCGGCCTGCTGCCAGACTTGGAGCGTACGCCCGACCTCAAGTACAGCTTGTCCAGCAGTGGTGACCAGGCCTTGATGGTTATTCCAAAGCACGAGGGAACGCCACTTAACGACAAGCGTGTGCGCCAGGCGCTGGCACTGGCCATAGATCGCGACAAGATCATCCGCATCGTGTATGGCAAGAAGGCTGGCTGGGTGGGGAACGACTCCCATCTCACTCCCGCCAACGCTTCGTTCTTGGCGCTGCAGCGCAGTCATGACATTGCTCGTGCTCGCACGCTGCTGGCCGAGGCCGGCTATTCGAACGGGATCAAGCTTCCGACCTTCTATTTCGCAGCAACATGGCCCGAGGTGCCGCGTGTTTTCCAGGTTTTGTCTGAGTCTGTGAAGGAGGCCGGTATCACGCTGCCAGTCGAGCAACGGCCCAGTGATGGCTACCGTCAGTGGCGTGTTGAAGATGCGGAAAAGACCCGCAAACACCGTTTTGCCTATACGCCCGCAGGCCCGCGAAATCCAGGCGTGAGCCTGTACCGCCTGCGCCCGGACAACAACGAGAGCGGTTACTGGAGCGGTACCGGCTGTGACGAGTACATGGCGCTGTACCGAAAATCGCTGGCCGAGCCTTCTGCGGAAAAGCGGCGTACCAACTATGTGCGCATGCAGGAGATCCTGCGCGAAGAGGTCCCCACGATCTCGGCAGGCGGAAGGCGCAATCTGCTGATTCACAAGCCGAACGTGCAAGGTCTGCGCAGCCACCCGCAATTCTGGTCCATGCGCTTCGATGAGGTCTGGAAGTCCTGACTATGGCCGCCCCTTCAACTTCACATTGAGCGACCCACCATGCTTTCCACATTCCTGCGGCGCATTGGCCTTTACGCGCTGACACTTTTCCTGGCCTCGTTACTTGTATTCGTCGCAACAGAGGTCTTGCCGGGCGATGCGCTGGAGGTCAGTTTGACGGCTGACGAGATCGCAATGATGAATCCCGAGGACCTGGCGCGCAAGCGGCGCGAGCTGGGCATGGACAAGCCCGCACCGGTACGCTATTTCGATTGGCTGGCCGGGGCTGTTCGCGGAGATTTCGGCAAGACAATCTTGGGCGGAACGCCTGTCATTGAGATCATCCGCGAACCGGTAAAAAACTCGCTGTTGCTGGCCGCTGTGACGGCTTTGGTAGCTATTCCGGCATCACTGTTGTTGGGTATCGTTGCCGCCTATTGGCGTGGGAGGCTTCCGGACACATTGGCATCCATGGGCGCCGTGATTGGCTACTCGATCCCTGAGTTCGCCTCGGGAAATCTGCTGGTGCTGGTGTTCGCGATCTGGATCCCGCTGTTTCCGGCCGTTATCTTGGCGTTTGCCGACGCTCCACCTATGACGCTGCTTGCAGTTTCGGTGTTGCCCGTGGCAACCATCGTCTTTGGCTCAATTGCCCATCTGGTGCAGTTGATACGCACAGGTCTTATCGAGGCACTGGCCAGCGACTATGTTGAACGGGCCCGCTTCACAGGTTTGGGAGAGCTAAGACTGATCTTGCGCCATGCGCTACCGGCCTCCGTGATTCCTGCGCTGAATTCGGCGGCGTTGTATGTCGCTGGTCTGCTTGGAGGCATTGTGGTCGTCGAGAAGGTGTTCGGTTATCCGGGTCTCGGAATGATTTTGCTGCAGGCTGTGGATAAGCGTGAGGTGCCCATTGTCCAGGCCGTCAGCCTGCTGGCAGCACTTGCCGTCGTCACCATGAACCTGTTGGCAGACCTGGCTGTAGTCGCTCTCGATCCACGCGCCCGGAGTCGTTGAACCATGATGCTCAAAATTAATCACCACGCCTTACTTCGTCCGGCCGCCATCTTTGGCATCGGTCTTGTGCTGCTGCACCTGGCGCTTGCCCTGGCCGCACCCTGGCTGGCACCCTATGACCCTATGGCACTCAATGGCGGGCGTGCCGAACCGCCCAGCGCTGAATTCTGGCTGGGAACCGATGTGTTGGGCCGTGACTACCTATCGCGCCTGCTCTGGGGTGGCCGCACGGCTTTGCTGGCCACATTTACCGGTGTGGTCGTCGCAGTGACGATAGGCAGTATTTTGGGCGTAGCCGCCGCCTACCTGGGAGGCGTATTCGACGACGTCATGATGCGCATTGTCGATCTCAAGCTTGCTTTGCCCGGAATCCTGTTCGTGGCGTTGTTTACGGTCGGATTCGGAGAGTCGCTGCCGGTATTGATCGTGCTCATCGGCGTGGTCTATTTCCCCGGCGTCATCCGCATCGTGAGAGCGCAAACCCTGACTCAGGTGAATCTGGGTTATGTGAAGGCGGCGCAGCTGCGCGGCGAAAGCACGCTGTCCATCATCTTGCGCGAGCTACTCCCGAACACGCTGGATGTGGTCTACGTCGAGTTCGCTATCCGCATGTCGCACGCCATTTTGCTGCTGAGTTCGCTGTCTTTTCTGGGGATGGGCATTTCTCCACCCACGCCTGACTGGGGCCTGATGGTATCAGAGGGGGTAGGTCAATTGGCCTATGCGCCATGGCTGGTATTGGCGCCGACTCTCTTCATCGCCACGCTGGTGGTGGGCCTGAACTTTGGCGCCGAGGCGCTGGCCCGGGCTCTGGGGCTGGATGCCACGCGTGGCCAGGACGCGGCATGAGAGTCGCTTCGTCAAACCTCAAGTTCAAGAAAGAAATTTCCATGAAATATCCGGAATCGACGTTGCTGAAGCGGCAACAGGACAGCGTGCTCCGTACGGGGTTGCTGGAAGTCAGAGGGTTGGACATCGGCTACCGGCGCAGCGATGGCCAGGTGATCGGTGCGGTGAAAGGTGTTGAATTCACTGTGCAGGCCGGAGCCAGCCTGGGCATCGTCGGCGAGAGTGGATCGGGGAAATCGACCGTGGCGCGCGCCCTTTTGGGTCATTGCCGAGCAGGCGGTGTAATCACCGCCGGTTCGGTACGCATCGCGGGGCAGGACATCCTGCAGCTGGATGAGGCGGGCCGACGCCGGTTGCGCGGCCGACATATTGCCTTTGTGCCTCAGAACCCTTTAAGTTCGCTTACGCCGCATATGCGCATTGGTGAGCAGGTCGATGAGGCTGTGCGTCATCTGCGCGGATTCGACGCCGTGCGGGCTCGTGCCCGCACGCTGGAGTTGTTCGAAGCCACCAATCTGCCGGATCCTCATGCCATCTGCGCGCGCTATCCGCATGAGCTTTCGGGTGGTCAACGTCAGCGTGTGGTGATCGCTGCGGCATTGGCAGGGGATCCGGGTCTACTGGTTCTGGACGAGCCCACCACGGCGCTTGACAAGACCACCGAAGTCCAGGTTCTGGAGCTGGTGCGAACATTGCGTCATCGTTTCAACACCTCGCTTATCTACGTCAGTCACGACCTGGGGGTCATCTCGCGCATGTGCGACCAAGTCATCGTGATGCACAAAGGTGTTGTGGTTGAACAAGGGGCTGCCACCAAGATATTTGGTGCGCCAGCGCATGCTTACACACAGCAGCTCATTGCCGCCATCCCGCGCCTCGATGCCGAGCCGCCGCCGCGTGCAGTTGTGAGCGAGCCGGACGGAGCGCCGCCGTTGCTGAGCGCGGATGGGTTGGCGTTCTCTTATGGGGCCCGGCGTCGAAGCTGGTTTCAGCGTGTCAAACCAGCGGGCCGCGAAGTGAAGCCGGCATTGACCAAGCTGTCGTTCTCCATCGCCAGGGGCGAGACCCTGGGTCTCGTTGGCGAGTCGGGCAGTGGCAAGTCCACCGCTGCGAGCTTGGTGGCCGGCCTGATGCCCCCTTCGGGCGGGGTCCTGAATTTCGATGGACAGGCATTGGCGGCCAAGGCCACGGGACGTTCACTGGCGCTTCGCCGCCGCATCCAGATTGTGTTCCAGGACCCTTTGTCCTCGCTTAATCCACGTCAGCGTATTGCCACCATCCTGGAGCGACCTTTGACGATGTTTACTCCGCTGCGGGGCCCCGCGCTGCGCGAACGAGCCCAGGAGTTGATGCGTGCTATGCACTTGGATCCAGCGCTGCTGGAGTGCTATCCGCGCCAGCTTTCCGGTGGGCAGCAGCAGCGCGTTGCCATTGCACGGGCTTTTGCCGCCGAGCCTGATCTCATCATCTGCGATGAGATTACTTCGGCCCTCGATGTCTCGGTGCAGGCCCAGGTTCTTGACCTGCTGCTGGAGTTGCAGCGTAAGACCGGTACAGCCTACCTCTTCATCAGCCACGATCTGGGAGTGATTAGGCGTATGGCCGATCGCCTGATCGTGCTGCGCCATGGAGAGGTCTGCGAGGCCGGCCCGACCGAGCAGGTCTTCAAGTCCCCCACGAGCGAGTACACCCGCCTGCTGCTGCAGGCCACGGCGCTGCATTCTGTGAGCACCCACCCCGACAAGGCTGTTGCATGACCAAGCTGATCCACATCACCGATCCCCATTTGGTGCCGCAGGGCGAGATGCTGCATGGGCTCGACCCCTATGCCCGCCTGACGGCCTGCGTGGACGACATCCTGGAGCACCACAGTGACGCAGCTTGCTGCGTGATCACAGGCGATCTCGCCCATCGGGGGGAGGCCGCAGCCTACGCTGCGTTGCGCACGCAGATCGACCGGTTGCCATTTCCCTGCTTTCCTCTGGTTGGCAACCACGATATCCGCACTCTGGTCAATACCGCATTGCCGCACGTGCTGAACGACGGCAACGGTTTTATCCAGGGGCGTCTGGACCTGGGTGACGCAAGCCTGCTGATGCTTGATACCTTGGACGAAGGGCGCAACGGCGGCCTGTATTGCGAGCAGCGCCAGGCCTGGCTGACCAGAGAGCTGGATCTGCTCGGTGACCGTCCCGTTTTTCTGTTTATGCACCATCCGCCGTTCGACATTGGCATTCCCTGCCTAGATCGCATGAGTCTGGCCAACCCTGGGGACTTTGCTCGTATCACGGCCGGGCGCAACAACCTGCGCCACCTGTTTTTCGGTCATGTGCACCGTCCCGTCTGCGGTAGTTGGCGCGGAATTCCCTATTCCACCATGCGTGGCTTGAACCATCAGGTTCCGTTCGATCTGCACACGGTCTCGCCGGTACCCAAGAGTCACGAGCCGCCCGCTTACGCCGTGGCCTTCCTGAATGCGGACCAGGTTACCGTGCACTTCCATGACTATCTTGATAGATCCACCTTGGTCGCACCCACGGGGGGGGCAAAATGAAAAAGCCGCGTCGTGCCGTAGTGGTCGTTTGTGACAGCCTCGCTGCGGATCTGGTGAGGCCTGACACCGCACCCGCCTTGGCGGCGCTGCGTGCGCAGAGTGCGCACTTTGCATCGGCTCGCAGCGTGTTCCCGTCCACCACACGCACCAGCTCTGCTTCTATGGCCACG
Protein-coding sequences here:
- the psrA gene encoding iron-containing alcohol dehydrogenase PsrA, which produces MSHEFFNPVHSMYGAGALSGLPKLLDGRKAVIVTFPEARQFGLVDRLQSLLGDLLVGVIDSVLPNPDVAELQALYEEFWRNPENAQVLIAVGGGSSIDTAKALMVGTESGRFEDLVAALVSGQPFTPARLKTLIAVPTTAGTGSEVTPWATIWDRNAQKKYSLHLPETWPSIAIVDPELMLSLPASVTLQSGLDALSHALESIWNVNANAVSDTFAVAAVKEILETLPQLMPRLDDVKLRGRMALAALKAGMAFSNTRTALAHSISYEMTLRYGLPHGIACSFPLPMVLQRAIGQVATRDAVLAQALGPLDRAPQRLSAFIESLGVRTRFADYGVPDEEAAQMVAHALTGARGKNFIGIVQKEAA
- the phnY gene encoding phosphonoacetaldehyde dehydrogenase produces the protein MNAVLESQDFRAEALRIGGEKVYTQRTMDVCNPYDGERVGTVAMATLEDVRRAYEIAHAYVPKLSRYERSAILNRAAALLRERTEEASTLITSESGLSKKDSIYEIGRVADVLNFGANEALRDDGQVFSCDLTPHGKSRKVITTREPLLGVITAITPFNHPMNQVAHKVVPSVASNNRMVLKPSEKVPLSALYFADLLYEAGLPPQMLQVITGDPREIADELLINPHVDLITFTGGVEIGKYIAAKAGYRRVVLELGGNDPLIVMDDADLDRASDLAVQGSYKNSGQRCTAVKRMLVHEKVAAAFTERVVEKTRAWKWGNPMDKANDMGTVIDAAAARRFQQVVNEAVAQGARLLTGNQREGALYSPTVLDRVHPQMTVVREETFGPVSPILTFSNIDEAIAISNGTAFGLSSGICTNRTDDVTRFAKELKVGTVNLWEVPGYRIELTPFGGIKDSGLGYKEGVQEAIKSFTNCKTFTLPW
- a CDS encoding ABC transporter substrate-binding protein; its protein translation is MKPSETTPMSVLRRQLLMGAGATTALTLGELLWPTQAHAMQPKRGGSFVYTNTYPNNRMGDARTGRHPQHWLDLNNRSAYNALTWVDENLEVQPELATAWVPSDDLKVWDITLREGVMFHDGREMTADDVVSSYRFHQTSTGYAKQIVNVEKVGKKVRMTLDAPNSEFPYVLAEYHLMIMPAGDKERIGLAGMGTGPFKIVSIDPKRRIILERNERYWRPGFPYLDRLEVVSSPGRMEGALNGFRGGLFDAVIGVDPGLLPDLERTPDLKYSLSSSGDQALMVIPKHEGTPLNDKRVRQALALAIDRDKIIRIVYGKKAGWVGNDSHLTPANASFLALQRSHDIARARTLLAEAGYSNGIKLPTFYFAATWPEVPRVFQVLSESVKEAGITLPVEQRPSDGYRQWRVEDAEKTRKHRFAYTPAGPRNPGVSLYRLRPDNNESGYWSGTGCDEYMALYRKSLAEPSAEKRRTNYVRMQEILREEVPTISAGGRRNLLIHKPNVQGLRSHPQFWSMRFDEVWKS
- a CDS encoding ABC transporter permease; translation: MLSTFLRRIGLYALTLFLASLLVFVATEVLPGDALEVSLTADEIAMMNPEDLARKRRELGMDKPAPVRYFDWLAGAVRGDFGKTILGGTPVIEIIREPVKNSLLLAAVTALVAIPASLLLGIVAAYWRGRLPDTLASMGAVIGYSIPEFASGNLLVLVFAIWIPLFPAVILAFADAPPMTLLAVSVLPVATIVFGSIAHLVQLIRTGLIEALASDYVERARFTGLGELRLILRHALPASVIPALNSAALYVAGLLGGIVVVEKVFGYPGLGMILLQAVDKREVPIVQAVSLLAALAVVTMNLLADLAVVALDPRARSR
- a CDS encoding ABC transporter permease — translated: MMLKINHHALLRPAAIFGIGLVLLHLALALAAPWLAPYDPMALNGGRAEPPSAEFWLGTDVLGRDYLSRLLWGGRTALLATFTGVVVAVTIGSILGVAAAYLGGVFDDVMMRIVDLKLALPGILFVALFTVGFGESLPVLIVLIGVVYFPGVIRIVRAQTLTQVNLGYVKAAQLRGESTLSIILRELLPNTLDVVYVEFAIRMSHAILLLSSLSFLGMGISPPTPDWGLMVSEGVGQLAYAPWLVLAPTLFIATLVVGLNFGAEALARALGLDATRGQDAA
- a CDS encoding ABC transporter ATP-binding protein, whose amino-acid sequence is MKYPESTLLKRQQDSVLRTGLLEVRGLDIGYRRSDGQVIGAVKGVEFTVQAGASLGIVGESGSGKSTVARALLGHCRAGGVITAGSVRIAGQDILQLDEAGRRRLRGRHIAFVPQNPLSSLTPHMRIGEQVDEAVRHLRGFDAVRARARTLELFEATNLPDPHAICARYPHELSGGQRQRVVIAAALAGDPGLLVLDEPTTALDKTTEVQVLELVRTLRHRFNTSLIYVSHDLGVISRMCDQVIVMHKGVVVEQGAATKIFGAPAHAYTQQLIAAIPRLDAEPPPRAVVSEPDGAPPLLSADGLAFSYGARRRSWFQRVKPAGREVKPALTKLSFSIARGETLGLVGESGSGKSTAASLVAGLMPPSGGVLNFDGQALAAKATGRSLALRRRIQIVFQDPLSSLNPRQRIATILERPLTMFTPLRGPALRERAQELMRAMHLDPALLECYPRQLSGGQQQRVAIARAFAAEPDLIICDEITSALDVSVQAQVLDLLLELQRKTGTAYLFISHDLGVIRRMADRLIVLRHGEVCEAGPTEQVFKSPTSEYTRLLLQATALHSVSTHPDKAVA
- a CDS encoding phosphodiesterase, with translation MTKLIHITDPHLVPQGEMLHGLDPYARLTACVDDILEHHSDAACCVITGDLAHRGEAAAYAALRTQIDRLPFPCFPLVGNHDIRTLVNTALPHVLNDGNGFIQGRLDLGDASLLMLDTLDEGRNGGLYCEQRQAWLTRELDLLGDRPVFLFMHHPPFDIGIPCLDRMSLANPGDFARITAGRNNLRHLFFGHVHRPVCGSWRGIPYSTMRGLNHQVPFDLHTVSPVPKSHEPPAYAVAFLNADQVTVHFHDYLDRSTLVAPTGGAK